From Chthonomonadales bacterium, one genomic window encodes:
- the murB gene encoding UDP-N-acetylmuramate dehydrogenase — MQSATVIAQPWERALSSELPGRIVARFGRRVPLSPFTTLRVGGRADLYFRAEAADDLALVAAAAQRTRTPYLLLGGGSNVCVADAGIRGLVLHNACRRREVGPITRADSGHSFMRLFLESLRAELSGLEFAVGIPGTLGGALVSNAGAYRQSVCGLVAELDVVERGERTSVGPEWMEFAYRDSRLRRPGGPPAAIVAATLRLEPGTRAAILARARENQRQRIFRQPWHASAGSFFKNLEDAALAERVPGLPAAMREAGVVPAGYLSAACGCKGLRVGGAQVSQRHGNFLVNRGGATAADIRTLAARVKARVREGFGVTLEEEVLYVGDFARSPDEAAA; from the coding sequence ATGCAGTCAGCCACCGTCATCGCCCAGCCCTGGGAGCGCGCGCTCTCCTCTGAGCTTCCAGGCCGGATCGTCGCCCGATTTGGCAGGCGCGTACCGCTCAGCCCCTTTACTACGCTGCGCGTTGGCGGGCGGGCGGACCTCTACTTCCGCGCCGAGGCGGCCGACGACCTCGCGCTTGTTGCCGCGGCCGCACAGAGGACCCGCACGCCTTACCTCCTTCTGGGCGGCGGCAGCAACGTTTGCGTCGCCGATGCGGGCATTCGCGGCCTGGTGCTCCACAACGCGTGCCGGCGGCGAGAGGTCGGCCCGATTACGCGCGCCGATTCCGGGCACTCCTTCATGCGACTGTTCCTGGAGAGCCTTCGCGCCGAGCTCTCGGGGTTGGAGTTTGCCGTCGGCATCCCGGGGACGCTGGGGGGCGCGCTGGTCTCGAACGCGGGCGCCTACCGGCAGAGCGTTTGCGGCCTCGTGGCCGAGCTCGACGTGGTGGAGCGCGGCGAGCGAACGAGCGTTGGGCCGGAGTGGATGGAGTTCGCCTATCGAGACAGCCGCTTGCGCCGGCCCGGTGGGCCGCCGGCGGCCATCGTGGCGGCGACGCTCCGCTTGGAGCCTGGCACTCGCGCCGCCATCCTGGCGCGAGCGCGCGAGAACCAGCGCCAGCGGATCTTCCGCCAGCCCTGGCATGCCAGCGCCGGCAGCTTCTTCAAGAACCTGGAGGATGCCGCTCTCGCCGAACGGGTGCCCGGACTGCCTGCGGCGATGCGCGAGGCCGGCGTTGTGCCGGCCGGCTACCTCAGCGCGGCATGCGGGTGCAAGGGGCTGCGCGTGGGCGGCGCCCAGGTGAGCCAGCGGCACGGTAACTTCCTCGTCAACCGCGGCGGCGCGACGGCCGCCGACATCCGAACACTCGCCGCCCGCGTCAAAGCGCGCGTACGCGAGGGTTTCGGCGTGACTCTCGAGGAGGAGGTACTCTACGTGGGCGACTTCGCCAGATCGCCGGACGAGGCGGCGGCGTAG
- a CDS encoding ABC transporter permease, with protein MDRNVKEPRAATEPPVRAARCLPAPIEWLNNYRGIVALIVVFILGCIFTPRAYDTGLPIFLSWRTQLDILFEYSEYGLLATGMTLVILTGGIDLSVSSVLGLAATLFALLTVGYGWGVGPAIAVVVATGLGAGAVNGVLVARFRLQPFVATLAMMSAARGAAKMVSGGIKVQPAAQPWYAMQQDTPPFFRWMTDSLPGVGVQPATLLFLGSIAVMALIVRGTAYGRKLYAIGGNEEAARLCGIPVNRTKLLTYAICSGFAALAGIVNACRQDIGDPEAGFTFELDAIAAVVIGGTSLMGGRGGMAFTLIGVLIMAYIGKILSLNAVPIAPRMIIQAGIIVAAVLIQRQRRGST; from the coding sequence ATGGATCGCAACGTGAAGGAGCCCCGCGCGGCGACCGAACCGCCCGTCCGCGCGGCTCGGTGCCTTCCGGCGCCAATCGAGTGGCTGAACAACTACCGCGGCATCGTCGCGCTCATCGTCGTGTTCATCCTCGGGTGCATCTTCACGCCGCGCGCGTACGACACGGGCCTGCCGATCTTCCTGTCGTGGCGCACCCAGCTCGACATCCTGTTCGAGTACTCCGAATACGGTCTGTTGGCAACCGGCATGACGCTGGTGATCCTGACCGGCGGCATCGACCTGTCGGTCAGTTCGGTGCTCGGCCTGGCGGCCACGCTGTTCGCCCTGCTGACGGTCGGCTACGGCTGGGGCGTCGGCCCCGCAATCGCGGTCGTCGTCGCTACAGGTCTCGGCGCCGGCGCCGTCAACGGGGTATTGGTCGCGCGCTTTCGGCTCCAGCCGTTCGTCGCCACCCTTGCGATGATGTCGGCGGCGCGCGGGGCGGCCAAGATGGTCTCCGGCGGGATCAAGGTGCAGCCCGCCGCGCAGCCCTGGTACGCCATGCAGCAGGACACGCCGCCGTTCTTCCGCTGGATGACGGACAGCCTTCCAGGGGTTGGCGTTCAGCCGGCCACGCTGCTGTTTCTGGGCAGCATCGCGGTGATGGCGCTGATCGTGCGCGGCACGGCCTACGGGCGCAAGCTCTACGCGATCGGCGGCAACGAAGAGGCAGCCCGGCTCTGCGGCATCCCCGTTAACCGCACCAAGCTGCTCACCTACGCGATCTGCAGCGGTTTCGCCGCGCTCGCGGGCATCGTCAACGCATGCCGACAGGACATCGGCGATCCCGAGGCGGGCTTCACCTTCGAGCTCGACGCGATCGCGGCCGTCGTCATCGGCGGCACCAGCCTGATGGGCGGGCGCGGCGGGATGGCGTTCACGCTCATCGGCGTGCTGATCATGGCCTACATCGGCAAGATCCTGAGCCTGAACGCGGTCCCAATCGCGCCCAGAATGATCATACAGGCCGGGATCATCGTGGCCGCTGTACTGATCCAGCGGCAGAGAAGAGGGTCAACATGA
- a CDS encoding substrate-binding domain-containing protein: protein MRAHTLLAAATLLALAAGCSSRQGAGGTASTTKHYVVGMSQCNLGEPWRVQMNKDVREAAAEHPEIELIERDAQNRTETQQNQVGEFVQQHVDLIIISPKEARPLTRPVAEAMKAGIPVIVLDRAVEGDDYTCFIGADNVRIGREAGKHMVKILGGKGNVVELKGLMTSTPGQDRHNGFMEGIRGSALKIVFDADCQWLEPNAQREMKSALSRFPRIDGVYGHNDPSAHGAYLAARQEGKGREKTIKFIGIDALPHEGVRYVKDGILTATFQYPTGGREAIDTALKVLKGEQVPKQITLGTRIFTRENAASGGGEL from the coding sequence ATGAGGGCACACACGCTCCTCGCGGCCGCGACGCTGCTGGCGCTCGCCGCCGGCTGCAGCTCGCGACAGGGTGCGGGAGGCACCGCCTCCACCACGAAGCACTACGTCGTCGGCATGTCGCAATGCAATCTGGGCGAGCCATGGCGCGTCCAGATGAACAAGGATGTCCGCGAGGCCGCCGCCGAGCACCCGGAGATCGAGCTGATCGAGAGGGACGCCCAGAATCGGACCGAGACGCAGCAGAACCAGGTCGGTGAGTTCGTGCAGCAGCACGTCGACCTGATCATCATCAGCCCGAAGGAGGCGCGGCCGCTCACGCGCCCCGTGGCCGAGGCGATGAAGGCCGGCATCCCGGTCATCGTACTCGACCGCGCCGTGGAGGGCGATGACTACACGTGCTTCATCGGGGCAGACAACGTTCGGATCGGCCGGGAGGCTGGCAAGCACATGGTGAAGATCCTCGGGGGCAAGGGCAACGTAGTCGAGCTCAAGGGGCTGATGACCTCCACCCCCGGACAGGACCGACACAACGGCTTCATGGAAGGGATCCGGGGCTCCGCGCTCAAGATCGTGTTCGACGCGGACTGCCAGTGGTTGGAGCCGAACGCGCAGAGGGAAATGAAGTCCGCGCTGTCGCGCTTCCCGCGGATCGACGGCGTCTATGGTCACAACGACCCGAGCGCCCACGGCGCGTACCTGGCCGCTCGCCAGGAGGGCAAGGGGCGCGAGAAGACGATCAAGTTCATCGGCATCGATGCGTTGCCCCATGAGGGCGTGCGCTACGTGAAGGACGGTATACTGACAGCTACCTTCCAGTACCCGACGGGCGGCCGCGAGGCCATCGACACAGCCCTGAAGGTGCTCAAGGGGGAGCAGGTGCCCAAGCAGATCACGCTGGGCACGCGAATCTTCACCAGGGAGAACGCCGCCTCGGGCGGCGGGGAGCTGTAG
- the ald gene encoding alanine dehydrogenase, producing MIIGVPKETKDSEYRVSIVPAGVELLTEDGHTVLVERGAGLGSGVADEEYAAAGAEILTDPAEVFGRADLVVKVKEPLEPEYAMLRPGQVLFTYFHFAANEALTRAMAVGGVVCVAYETIQLPDGTLPLLTPMSEVAGRMAIQQGAKYLERPMEGRGILLSGVPGVPPARVAVLGGGVVGANAAKIAAGFGADVTVLDVNLERLRYIDDIMPPNVNTLYSNRPNIRQAIRDADLVIGCVLRRGARAPVLVTREMLSTMRRGAVVVDVAVDQGGCFETTRPTTHMHPTYIEEGVVHYCVANMPGAVAGTSTFALTNETLEYVRLLAAHGWRQAMRGSPSLKMGLNVAGGQVCFAAIAEEFGLPLTPVDALVG from the coding sequence ATGATCATCGGGGTCCCGAAGGAGACGAAGGACAGCGAGTACCGGGTCTCCATCGTGCCGGCCGGCGTCGAGTTGCTCACGGAAGATGGGCACACCGTCCTCGTAGAGCGGGGCGCGGGCCTCGGATCCGGCGTGGCGGACGAGGAGTACGCCGCCGCCGGCGCAGAGATCCTGACGGATCCCGCGGAGGTCTTCGGCCGCGCCGACCTCGTGGTGAAGGTGAAGGAGCCGCTCGAGCCGGAGTATGCGATGCTCCGGCCAGGGCAGGTGCTCTTCACCTACTTCCACTTCGCCGCCAACGAAGCGTTGACGCGCGCGATGGCCGTCGGTGGCGTGGTCTGCGTCGCCTACGAGACGATCCAGCTTCCGGACGGCACTCTGCCCCTCCTCACCCCCATGAGCGAGGTGGCCGGCCGCATGGCCATCCAGCAGGGCGCGAAGTACCTGGAGCGGCCGATGGAGGGCCGCGGCATTCTGCTAAGCGGCGTGCCCGGTGTGCCGCCCGCCAGAGTGGCCGTGCTCGGCGGCGGCGTGGTTGGGGCGAACGCCGCCAAGATCGCGGCCGGATTTGGCGCGGATGTCACCGTCCTCGACGTGAACCTTGAGCGCCTCCGCTACATCGACGACATCATGCCGCCCAACGTCAACACGCTCTACTCCAACCGCCCGAACATCCGGCAGGCCATCCGCGACGCGGATCTGGTCATTGGCTGCGTGCTGCGGCGCGGCGCCCGGGCGCCCGTCCTGGTTACGCGCGAGATGCTCTCCACCATGCGGCGCGGGGCGGTCGTGGTAGACGTTGCGGTGGACCAGGGAGGTTGCTTCGAGACGACGCGACCGACGACCCACATGCATCCGACCTATATCGAGGAGGGCGTCGTCCACTACTGTGTGGCCAACATGCCCGGCGCCGTCGCCGGCACCTCCACGTTCGCTCTCACCAACGAGACGCTGGAGTACGTGCGGCTTCTGGCCGCGCATGGATGGCGGCAGGCCATGCGCGGGTCACCCTCGCTCAAGATGGGCCTCAACGTCGCTGGCGGGCAGGTGTGCTTCGCGGCGATCGCCGAGGAGTTCGGCCTGCCGCTGACGCCGGTCGACGCACTTGTCGGCTAG
- the nadB gene encoding L-aspartate oxidase, with protein MPTVREADYLVIGSGIAGLTFALLTSPHGSTVVLTKKNRAESNTNYAQGGIAGVMADDDDIALHAADTLTAGAGLCHPEAVDVLVREGPARIRDLIGLGARFSTAEGSSLALGREGGHSRNRIVHAVDRTGWECERALLAASKDRPNLEIAEHLLVVDLAMASGRCVGAYALNAATGSVELFRAGAVLLAAGGCGRIYAHTTNPRIATGDGVAMAWRAGAAIANMEFIQFHPTTLYHPHGESFLISEAVRGEGGVLRTADGEAFMARYHPLADLAPRDVVARAIHAERLRRDEPCVYLDVTHLDAAFLRARFPTISRRCAALDIDITRQPIPVVPAAHYMCGGVRTDLDGRTTTAGLYAAGEVACTGVHGANRLASNSLLEAMVFGHRAASAATAAGGRRTSHGRAVPASGEWLLSAAGAAGAGESEAVAARLRSMMDARVGIVRSDADLDAALAEVQCLQARAEQLCRESGLNAEACETRNMTAVARLVVRSALSRRESRGLHYTTDYPGAGGPEWLRDTVLVGE; from the coding sequence ATGCCAACGGTCCGTGAAGCGGACTACCTCGTCATCGGCAGCGGTATCGCCGGGCTGACGTTCGCGCTCCTCACCTCACCCCACGGCTCGACGGTTGTCCTCACCAAGAAGAACCGCGCCGAGTCCAACACGAACTATGCGCAGGGCGGCATCGCCGGCGTGATGGCGGATGATGACGACATCGCCCTGCACGCGGCCGATACCCTCACCGCCGGCGCGGGCCTCTGCCACCCGGAAGCGGTGGACGTGCTCGTCCGCGAGGGGCCGGCGCGCATCCGCGACCTGATCGGCCTCGGCGCCCGGTTCAGCACGGCCGAGGGCAGTAGCCTGGCCCTTGGGCGCGAGGGGGGCCACTCGCGCAACCGGATCGTGCACGCCGTCGACCGGACCGGCTGGGAGTGCGAGCGGGCCTTGCTGGCCGCGTCCAAGGACCGCCCCAACCTCGAGATCGCTGAGCACCTGCTCGTGGTTGACCTGGCGATGGCGAGCGGCCGATGCGTGGGTGCGTACGCGCTGAATGCGGCAACGGGCTCGGTCGAGTTGTTCCGCGCCGGCGCCGTTCTGCTCGCGGCCGGCGGCTGCGGCCGCATCTACGCCCACACGACGAACCCCCGCATCGCCACCGGCGACGGCGTTGCGATGGCGTGGCGGGCCGGCGCCGCCATCGCCAACATGGAGTTTATCCAGTTCCACCCGACCACTCTCTACCATCCGCACGGAGAGTCGTTTCTCATCTCCGAGGCGGTCCGGGGCGAGGGTGGCGTGCTCCGCACGGCCGATGGCGAGGCCTTCATGGCGCGGTACCACCCGCTGGCCGACCTGGCCCCGCGCGACGTGGTGGCGCGGGCCATACACGCGGAGCGCCTCCGACGCGATGAGCCCTGCGTCTACCTCGACGTCACTCACCTCGACGCAGCCTTCCTGCGGGCGCGGTTCCCCACCATCTCGCGGCGATGCGCGGCTCTCGACATCGACATCACGCGCCAGCCCATCCCGGTTGTGCCGGCCGCGCACTACATGTGCGGCGGGGTGAGGACGGACCTGGACGGGCGGACGACCACCGCCGGGCTCTACGCGGCCGGCGAGGTGGCCTGTACGGGCGTGCACGGCGCCAACCGCCTGGCCTCCAACTCGCTCCTCGAGGCGATGGTGTTCGGCCACCGCGCCGCGTCCGCCGCGACCGCCGCAGGCGGCCGCCGGACTTCGCATGGCAGGGCCGTTCCGGCGTCAGGCGAGTGGCTGCTGAGCGCGGCCGGGGCGGCTGGCGCCGGCGAGTCCGAGGCCGTCGCCGCGCGTCTACGCTCCATGATGGATGCCCGCGTGGGCATCGTGCGGAGCGACGCCGACCTCGATGCCGCGCTCGCCGAGGTCCAGTGCCTGCAGGCGCGCGCCGAGCAGTTGTGTCGCGAGTCCGGCCTGAACGCCGAGGCCTGCGAGACGCGCAACATGACCGCCGTCGCGCGGCTCGTGGTCCGCTCCGCGCTCTCCCGCAGAGAGAGCCGCGGCCTGCACTACACCACCGACTATCCGGGGGCCGGCGGGCCGGAGTGGCTGCGCGACACCGTCCTGGTCGGCGAGTAG
- a CDS encoding phosphodiester glycosidase family protein, whose protein sequence is MHSRALAWSVAAFVCLLSARPARAAGSVTCSAVTAAGVPLKVITIPLENLDIKVTGQMPKWGAGHAEPFGQMIRRTRPAVAVTGTFFSTRTLKPIGDIVIGGQLAHFGGLGTALCITDNNEVEFIRPERYRHQDWSRFDFVLCSGPRLVRGGMVAVDPRSEGFRDRRLFQPAARLAIGATRDRRLVIVATRKPVHLSRLARAMRAIGVVDAINLDGGSSLGLYCRGKMLMRPGRWLTNLLVVYEDRWHYENVRESLLPIEMRQASSR, encoded by the coding sequence GTGCACTCGCGAGCGCTTGCATGGAGCGTGGCAGCCTTCGTCTGCCTGCTGAGCGCCCGGCCGGCCCGCGCCGCCGGAAGCGTCACGTGCTCCGCCGTCACCGCGGCCGGGGTCCCACTCAAGGTCATCACCATCCCGCTCGAGAACCTCGACATCAAGGTGACGGGCCAGATGCCCAAGTGGGGCGCCGGGCATGCCGAGCCGTTCGGCCAGATGATCCGGCGGACACGGCCAGCGGTGGCGGTTACCGGAACGTTCTTCTCGACTCGCACGCTCAAGCCGATCGGCGACATCGTCATCGGGGGGCAGCTTGCCCATTTCGGGGGGCTGGGTACGGCGCTCTGCATCACCGACAACAACGAGGTCGAGTTCATCCGGCCGGAGCGGTACCGCCACCAGGACTGGTCGCGCTTCGATTTCGTGCTGTGCTCCGGCCCGCGCCTGGTGCGAGGCGGCATGGTGGCGGTGGACCCGCGCAGCGAAGGTTTCCGGGATCGGCGGCTCTTCCAGCCCGCGGCCCGACTGGCCATCGGCGCCACGCGGGACCGGCGGCTCGTCATCGTGGCGACGCGCAAGCCTGTCCATCTCTCGCGGCTGGCGCGCGCGATGCGCGCGATCGGGGTGGTCGACGCGATCAACCTGGACGGGGGCAGCTCACTGGGTCTCTACTGCCGCGGGAAGATGCTGATGCGGCCGGGGCGGTGGCTGACCAACCTGCTGGTCGTGTACGAGGATCGTTGGCACTACGAGAACGTGCGGGAGAGCCTCCTGCCGATCGAAATGCGGCAGGCGTCCAGCAGATGA
- a CDS encoding PRC-barrel domain-containing protein, whose protein sequence is MRVELGATVRSADGKDVGKIRSVIIDPADLRVRAVVIEKGFLLPDDVVAPIESLVLGPESDTRLNRTADQVHDLPRFDVADYTNPPDEAAVSLGFPAGAMLWPIGGLYPGSAVAAPGVGLGAVDVARASRDQGQEVEAEREREASQELTAAVREGADVLSSEGEKVGELHRLAFDAVSGRPLACTVREGFLFPKDIELPGELIGSVGDDAVRLTINRDELEEWIRRPGDAPV, encoded by the coding sequence GCGTAGAGCTGGGAGCGACCGTGCGGAGCGCCGACGGCAAGGACGTGGGGAAGATCCGCAGCGTGATCATTGACCCCGCCGACCTGCGCGTTCGGGCCGTCGTGATCGAGAAGGGGTTCCTGCTGCCCGACGACGTCGTGGCGCCCATCGAGTCGCTGGTCCTCGGCCCGGAGAGCGACACTCGGTTGAACCGGACGGCCGACCAGGTGCATGACCTGCCGCGCTTCGACGTGGCCGACTACACGAACCCGCCCGACGAGGCCGCCGTCTCGCTGGGCTTCCCGGCGGGCGCCATGCTCTGGCCCATCGGCGGGCTGTACCCGGGCAGCGCCGTCGCCGCGCCGGGGGTCGGCCTGGGCGCCGTCGACGTGGCGCGTGCCTCGCGCGACCAGGGGCAGGAGGTGGAGGCAGAGCGCGAGCGCGAGGCGAGCCAGGAGCTCACGGCCGCAGTGCGCGAGGGGGCCGACGTGCTGAGCTCGGAGGGCGAGAAGGTCGGGGAGCTGCACCGGCTCGCATTCGACGCCGTCAGCGGGCGCCCGCTTGCTTGCACGGTTCGCGAGGGGTTCCTCTTCCCGAAGGACATCGAGTTGCCGGGGGAGCTGATCGGCTCCGTGGGCGACGACGCGGTCCGCCTCACGATCAACCGGGACGAGCTGGAGGAGTGGATCCGGCGCCCCGGCGACGCGCCCGTGTAG
- a CDS encoding redox-sensing transcriptional repressor Rex, protein MRSDNAARVPVPTLERLATYLRYLLDLEQDRVETISSAEVEEQTGVNAAQFRKDLSYFGEFGKPGVGYNVPDLQTRISRILKIDKEQRILLVGAGNLGSALVGYPGLKEHRFQLVAVFDSSPAKVGTRIWELEVLDIARIREVNAGLRARIAILAVPRAAAQAVAEALVDAGVDAILNFAPTVIRLPETVMVRNVSFVQELAVLSYHLSTEHPEERAASLPPAVALSPTDA, encoded by the coding sequence TTGAGGAGCGACAACGCCGCCCGAGTGCCGGTGCCCACCCTCGAGCGCCTGGCAACGTATCTTCGCTATCTGCTCGACCTGGAACAGGATCGCGTCGAGACGATCTCGTCGGCCGAGGTCGAGGAGCAGACCGGCGTCAACGCCGCGCAGTTCCGCAAGGACCTGTCCTACTTCGGCGAGTTCGGCAAGCCGGGCGTCGGCTACAACGTGCCGGACCTTCAGACGCGAATCTCCCGCATCCTCAAGATCGACAAGGAGCAGCGGATCCTCCTCGTTGGCGCGGGGAACCTCGGCAGCGCACTCGTAGGCTACCCGGGGCTCAAGGAGCATCGCTTCCAGCTGGTTGCGGTCTTCGATAGCAGCCCGGCCAAGGTCGGCACACGGATCTGGGAGCTCGAGGTCCTCGACATCGCTCGCATCCGCGAGGTGAACGCGGGCCTGCGCGCCCGCATCGCCATCCTTGCCGTGCCCCGGGCCGCCGCCCAGGCGGTGGCGGAGGCACTGGTCGATGCGGGCGTCGACGCGATCCTCAACTTCGCGCCGACCGTGATTCGCCTTCCGGAGACCGTCATGGTCCGCAACGTCTCGTTCGTGCAAGAGCTGGCGGTCCTCTCCTATCACCTGTCGACTGAGCACCCCGAGGAGCGCGCCGCGTCCTTGCCACCCGCCGTGGCGCTCAGCCCCACCGACGCCTGA
- a CDS encoding ThuA domain-containing protein — protein MTRLMVTAAVALAIGAGAVPAGAVAGHAVGPRKVLVVTHTTGFRHTEGIEAGEKAMREIGERSGAFSVDYCRTADDVKAMLTPSGLDPYAAVVFLNTTGDLGIPDLPAFLDWIKSGKGFLGMHSATDTYHDQSTYIDMIGGEFETHGQQAEVEPIVNDKRHPATRRWPAGFRILDEIYHHRHFDRARVHVLLSLSSVPDDRSATANQPADFPLAWCKPYGKGRVFYTAFGHRGDVWTNEVYRQHVLGAVRWALGLDRASVKLGNPAPAAR, from the coding sequence ATGACAAGGCTCATGGTCACGGCGGCCGTGGCGCTGGCGATCGGCGCCGGCGCTGTGCCGGCGGGGGCCGTCGCCGGCCATGCGGTCGGGCCCCGGAAGGTCCTGGTGGTGACGCACACCACCGGTTTCCGCCACACGGAAGGCATCGAGGCCGGCGAGAAGGCGATGCGGGAGATCGGCGAGCGGAGCGGCGCGTTCAGCGTCGACTACTGTCGAACCGCCGACGACGTGAAGGCGATGCTGACGCCGTCCGGGCTCGATCCCTATGCCGCCGTCGTTTTCCTCAACACGACCGGTGACCTGGGCATTCCCGACCTGCCAGCCTTTCTCGACTGGATCAAGTCGGGCAAGGGTTTCCTCGGCATGCACTCGGCAACCGATACCTACCATGACCAATCGACCTACATCGACATGATCGGCGGCGAGTTCGAGACCCACGGGCAACAGGCGGAGGTCGAGCCAATCGTCAACGACAAGAGGCACCCGGCCACGCGACGCTGGCCTGCGGGGTTCCGTATTCTGGACGAGATATACCATCACAGGCACTTCGATCGCGCCAGGGTACACGTGCTTCTATCACTCAGCAGCGTGCCCGATGACAGGTCGGCTACCGCCAACCAGCCGGCGGACTTCCCGCTGGCGTGGTGCAAGCCCTACGGCAAGGGTCGCGTCTTCTACACCGCCTTCGGGCACCGCGGCGACGTGTGGACCAACGAGGTGTACCGGCAGCACGTGCTCGGGGCGGTGCGCTGGGCCCTCGGGCTCGACCGCGCCTCCGTGAAGCTCGGCAACCCGGCGCCGGCGGCCCGCTGA
- the alr gene encoding alanine racemase translates to MSPRVWAEVDLAAVRHNLKEIRAHVGLRVAVMPVVKADAYGHGAAEIARAATMAGCDWLGVATVAEGADLRQRVPGASIALLAPFLADEADEIVRLRLTPLVSDLDGARALALAGQRGRTAARVHLEVDTGMGRSGALPGDVARLATHLGRMGSIVATGIATHFPCAETDPEATRRQLATLLKATAEVRATDTTLQLVHCASSAALLLYPESRLDMVRPGLLVYGIVPPVPPAVPVPPVRRALTLKTRVVLVRQLPVGAAVSYGATRILDRPTRVATLPVGYGDGYPRALGNVGRVLVGGRSAPILGRICMDMTLADVTDIPEAEVGSEVVLIGTQGEAAIGVEEIARTTDTTEHDVTTRLTPRVPRRYLGAS, encoded by the coding sequence ATGTCCCCGAGGGTGTGGGCGGAGGTCGATCTGGCGGCGGTGCGCCACAACCTCAAGGAGATTCGCGCTCACGTCGGCCTGCGCGTCGCCGTGATGCCGGTGGTGAAGGCGGACGCGTACGGTCATGGCGCGGCCGAGATCGCCCGCGCGGCGACGATGGCCGGCTGCGACTGGCTTGGTGTGGCGACCGTTGCCGAGGGCGCCGATCTGCGGCAGCGAGTGCCCGGGGCCAGCATCGCTCTCCTCGCCCCGTTCCTGGCCGACGAGGCGGACGAGATCGTGCGCCTTCGCCTGACACCGCTCGTAAGCGATCTGGATGGCGCCCGCGCGCTCGCGCTGGCAGGCCAGCGCGGCCGCACCGCAGCGCGCGTGCACCTGGAGGTCGACACCGGCATGGGCCGTAGCGGCGCCCTGCCGGGGGATGTCGCCCGCCTGGCGACGCACCTCGGACGCATGGGTTCCATCGTCGCCACCGGCATCGCGACGCACTTCCCGTGCGCCGAGACCGATCCCGAGGCCACGCGGCGCCAACTCGCCACGCTCCTGAAGGCCACCGCCGAGGTTCGCGCGACGGATACGACGCTCCAACTCGTGCACTGCGCGAGCAGCGCCGCGCTGCTGCTCTACCCGGAGTCGCGGCTCGACATGGTCCGGCCCGGTCTCCTCGTCTACGGAATCGTGCCCCCCGTTCCGCCCGCCGTGCCCGTTCCCCCCGTGCGCCGCGCGCTCACGCTCAAGACGCGGGTCGTTCTGGTCCGCCAGCTTCCCGTGGGAGCCGCCGTGAGCTACGGCGCCACGCGCATCCTGGACCGTCCGACGCGCGTGGCGACGCTTCCGGTGGGCTATGGCGACGGCTACCCGCGCGCGCTCGGCAACGTGGGTCGTGTCCTGGTTGGCGGCCGCTCAGCGCCGATCCTCGGCCGCATCTGTATGGACATGACACTGGCCGACGTTACCGACATACCCGAGGCGGAGGTCGGATCGGAGGTCGTGCTGATCGGGACGCAGGGGGAGGCTGCCATCGGCGTGGAGGAGATCGCGCGGACCACGGACACGACGGAGCATGATGTGACGACGCGCCTCACGCCGCGCGTGCCACGCAGGTACCTGGGCGCGTCGTGA